The following nucleotide sequence is from Camelina sativa cultivar DH55 unplaced genomic scaffold, Cs unpScaffold25780, whole genome shotgun sequence.
TCGTCATTGTCGTAGCACTGAGGCGCGACCAGCAAAATGACGTTCTTCTTGGACAGGGCATGGCGGACCGTGGCCGCCGGGGATATTTGTGCAGCTAGAAGGATTGGAAGGAGTGACTTCACCTCTTTGTAGAAACTGTAAATTGCCAAGACG
It contains:
- the LOC109132134 gene encoding uncharacterized protein LOC109132134, with product SVALILSLNFLLLMVLHVPTNEAFRLLPKERLGNLQFLQRGEVTPSNPSSCTNIPGGHGPPCPVQEERHFAGRASVLRQ